One segment of Solanum lycopersicum chromosome 1, SLM_r2.1 DNA contains the following:
- the LOC101261150 gene encoding uncharacterized protein gives MASSKNEESGAQDAAERIKAQALSAAKGLSRAQAERAATAAARNVNAYGQKEEGPSRWQERKEAKRQMYLMSTEKQVRLGERKDKPSGSTLGAASQCQKCFQAGHWTYECKNERVYISRPSRTQQLKNPKLRMKVSASYDLENPDIEKEMKSEKPVKKSKRKHKSDTESGTDSEASVFESGSEASSVTGSDYSSGESDSSDSSSTDSEEERRRKRKNKKKKKQKKRRHRKYSSTSESSDSYSDSESDSEGRTSRKKSSKRHNKKR, from the coding sequence ATGGCATCCTCTAAGAATGAAGAAAGTGGTGCTCAGGATGCAGCAGAAAGGATTAAGGCTCAGGCCTTGTCAGCTGCAAAAGGTTTGAGTCGGGCTCAGGCTGAGCGTGCTGCTACTGCTGCTGCGAGAAATGTCAATGCATATGGACAAAAGGAGGAAGGACCCAGTCGATGGCAGGAAAGAAAAGAAGCAAAGAGGCAGATGTATTTAATGAGTACTGAGAAACAGGTGCGACTGGGTGAAAGGAAAGACAAGCCTTCAGGTTCCACTCTTGGTGCAGCTTCACAATGTCAGAAATGTTTCCAGGCAGGGCATTGGACTTATGAGTGCAAGAATGAGAGGGTGTACATATCACGACCATCTCGCACGCAGCAGCTGAAAAATCCAAAGTTGAGGATGAAAGTTTCAGCATCTTATGATCTAGAAAACCCAGATATTGAGAAGGAGATGAAGAGTGAAAAACCTGTGAAGAAGAGTAAGaggaagcataagtcagatacAGAGTCAGGGACTGATAGTGAGGCTTCTGTGTTTGAATCTGGCAGTGAGGCGTCATCAGTCACAGGGTCAGATTATTCTTCTGGGGAAAGTGACTCAAGCGATAGTTCTTCAACTGATTCAGAGGAAGAGAGgaggaggaagaggaagaacaagaagaagaagaagcagaaGAAGAGGAGACACCGGAAATACAGCTCAACATCTGAGTCCTCTGATTCATACTCAGATTCCGAGTCTGATTCTGAAGGGAGGACTAGCCGTAAGAAGAGCAGCAAGAGGCATAACAAAAAGCGGTGA
- the LOC101244028 gene encoding uncharacterized protein, which produces MSFRKYIPPCDAPSGSMKSLNLSGMANQNSQPSDPQRSTEADVDIDMGEVYFLIMHFLSAGPCHRTYGQFWNELLEHQLLPRRYHAWYSRSGAPSGDENDDGRSFPLSYNRLVERYSHVGKDHLVKLFKQLLLSVKAPPLGMVGGNTINAAAVPTLLGTGSFSLLNSDQDQMNNEVKPPGHLRWPHMLADQLRGLSLREIGGGFSKHHRAPSIRAACYAIAKPSTMVQKMQNIKKVRGHRNAVYCAIFDRSGRYVITGSDDRLVKIWSMETAYCLASCRGHEGDITDLAVNSNNTLVASASNDCIVRVWRLPDGLPISVLRGHSGAVTAIAFSPRPSSIYQLLSSSDDGTCRIWDARYSQFNPRLYIPKPPETVAGKNTGPSSSTVLQSHQIFCCAFNNSGTFFVTGSSDTCARVWNACKSNSDDSEQPNHEIEILSGHENDVNYVQFSGCAAASRFSSIDASKEDCGPKFKNSWFNHDNIVTCSRDGSAIIWIPRSRRSHGKGGRWQKAYHLKVPPPPMPPQPPRGGPRQRILPTPRGVNMIVWSLDNRFVLAAIMDCRICVWNAVDGSLVHSLTGHTDSTYVLDVHPSNPRIAMSAGYDGKTIVWDIWEGAPIRTYEIGRFKLVDGKFSPDGTSIILSDDVGQLYILNTGQGESQQDAKYDQFFLGDYRPVVQDTNGNVLDQETQLAPYRRNMQDLLCDAGMIPYPEPYQSMYQRRRLGALGIEWRPSSFRFSIGTDFNMDQPYQTFPIIDLEMLIEPLPGFVDAMDWEPEIEIQSDESDSEYHVTEEYSSGKEHGSFCSDASANPENSDEDSEAADNQKDALRRSRRKKQKEEAEVMTSSGRRVKRKNLDECDNSSHRSNRSRKSRHGRKAKKKSSSKSLRPQRAAARNALHLFSRITGTSTEGEDEYGSESDSSDSESTLQDSNNGNEDSDTSLSSERHGHSKGKEICVDHSDETNKLQPFPNSNLNGGIRRRLVLKLPNRDPSKYGAPKNYEPGLAGPSLAPEEGAEVSHYFGCEDHNLSDANGDIREKCEIYQPTKIENHLDLLEGCKDRNIKWGGVKSRSTKRSRMGELFPSGSETGPSSFAEGSILKENVVNGHPMLEKENHSVPPCSGIQNETNGIIHVNENHCQDSMTENVKLVDGTDSDHPCKQNTTPVPMRLRIRSKTLFGHLDNCDMIDAKTSLEDSGRTACDTVSECQDTVKVLSSEAPTEVDSRTPTLDDEDREKKLDAENIGGSSGTELQVSQPVRSHDMMFTAVYRRSKFGRSRSGREGVSGSMEATTSNVGSHSLAEGSEAVIEGVRRTRSIRLRPTTCDVNPAHNNERFVQSHDGSDGTSVEKSTGNNNDESSFEEKLLGSASSVGLRSTRTRRASYSAREPSPPDRKKSYQAAKSSWLMLVAHEEGSRYIPQRGDEIVYLRQGHEEYISQNSLRDLGPWKTIKGKIRAVEFCLIENLEFKTRPGSGESCAKMTVKFVDPASDVVGKSFQLTLPEVTGFPDFLVERTRYDAAIERNWTSRDKCQVWWKNEGEEDGSWWEGRILNVQAKSHEFPDSPWERYVVRYKSDPSETHQHSPWELYDADTQWEQPRIDDETREKLMSAFNKLEQSGNKAQDYYGVEKLRQVSHKSNFINRFPVPLSLETIRARLENNYYRSLEGMKHDIEVMLSNAESYCGRNVELTTRVRRLSEWFRRTISFL; this is translated from the exons ATGTCTTTTCGGAAGTATATTCCCCCTTGTGATGCACCATCTGGAAGTATGAAATCATTGAACTTATCTGGAATGGCTAATCAAAATTCTCAGCCATCTGATCCACAAAGATCAACAGAGGCTGATGTGGACATCGACATGGGTGAggtttattttttgattatgCATTTCCTATCAGCTGGGCCATGTCACAGAACTTATGGGCAATTCTGGAATGAGCTTCTGGAGCATCAACTTTTACCCCGTAGATACCATGCTTGGTATTCAAGGAGTGGAGCACCAAGTGGTGACGAAAATGATGATGGGAGGTCTTTCCCATTAAGTTACAATAGATTGGTGGAAAG GTACTCTCACGTGGGAAAGGATCACTTGGTGAAGCTCTTTAAACAATTATTGTTGAGTGTGAAAGCCCCCCCTCTGGGTATGGTTGGTGGCAATACAATTAATGCAGCAGCTGTTCCAACTCTGCTAGGAACTGGTTCCTTTTCACTTCTCAACA GTGATCAAGATCAGATGAATAATGAAGTTAAGCCTCCAGGTCACTTACGTTGGCCGCACATGCTAGCAGATCAGCTGCGTGGACTAAGTTTGAGAGAAATTGGTGGCGGATTTTCTAAACACCATCGTGCACCATCTATCCGTGCGGCATGTTATGCCATTGCAAAACCATCCACTATGGTGCAGAAGAtgcaaaatattaaaaaagttcGAGGACACAGGAACGCAGTTTATTGTG CAATATTTGATCGGTCTGGGAGATATGTTATAACTGGCTCAGATGACCGACTTGTAAAGATTTGGTCAATGGAAACTGCATATTGCTTGGCCAGCTGTCGTGGGCATGAA GGTGATATCACTGACCTTGCTGTCAATTCCAACAATACTTTAGTAGCTTCTGCTTCAAATGATTGCATCGTCAGAGTT TGGCGCTTGCCTGATGGGCTGCCGATTTCTGTGTTGCGTGGTCATTCTGGAGCTGTTACCGCAATAGCATTTAGTCCACGACCCAGTTCTATTTATCAGCTCTTATC GTCATCTGATGATGGAACATGCCGGATTTGGGATGCTAGATATTCCCAGTTTAATCCACGCCTATACATACCCAAACCGCCTGAAACAGTTGCTG GGAAGAACACTGGTCCATCGTCAAGCACTGTTTTGCAAAGCCACCAGATCTTCTGTTGTGCATTCAATAACAGTGGAACATTCTTTGTAACTGGAAGCTCAGACACTTGTGCTAGA GTCTGGAATGCTTGTAAATCTAATTCTGATGATTCAGAGCAGCCTAATCATGAGATAGAGATTTTATCTGGTCATGAAAATGATGTAAACTATGTGCAATTCAG TGGTTGTGCTGCTGCGTCTAGATTTTCCTCCATTGATGCATCAAAGGAAGACTGTGGCCCTAAGTTCAAAAACTCATG gtttaatcatgataatatCGTTACTTGTTCCCGTGATGGTAGTGCAATCATATGGATCCCGAGATCACGTAGATCACAT GGAAAGGGTGGACGTTGGCAGAAAGCGTATCATTTGAAAGTTCCACCACCGCCAATGCCACCTCAACCTCCTCGAGGCGGTCCACGTCAAAGAATTCTTCCAACTCCACGTGGTGTTAATATGATTGTCTGGAGCTTGGATAACCGTTTTGTCCTTGCTGCTATTATGG ATTGCAGAATATGCGTGTGGAATGCTGTTGATGGTAGCTTAGTGCATTCTTTGACGGGTCATACTGACTCT ACGTATGTACTTGATGTCCATCCTTCTAATCCTAGAATAGCCATGAGTGCTGGTTATGATGGGAAAACAATTGTCTGGGAT ATATGGGAAGGTGCACCTATCCGAACATACGAAATTGGGCGATTCAAACTAGTTGATGGAAAATTTTCTCC GGATGGGACATCAATAATACTTTCAGATGATGTTGGCCAATTGTACATATTGAATACAGGGCAAGGAGAATCCCAGCAGGATGCCAAGTATGACCAG TTTTTTCTTGGAGATTATCGTCCTGTCGTTCAGGATACAAATGGAAATGTCCTTGACCAG GAAACACAACTTGCTCCGTACAGGAGGAATATGCAAGATCTCCTTTGTGATGCAG GCATGATTCCATATCCAGAGCCATACCAGAGCATGTATCAACGAAGGCGGTTAGGAGCTTTGGGAATCGAGTGGAGACCCTCATCATTCCGATTTTCTATTGGAACAGACTTCAACATGGACCAGCCGTACCAAACTTTTCCCATCATAGACTTGGAGATGCTGATTGAACCACTTCCAGGATTTGTGGATGCAATGGATTGGGAACCAGAAATTGAGATACAAAGTGATGAATCAGATTCAGAGTATCATGTAACTGAGGAGTATTCTTCTGGAAAAGAGCACGGCAGTTTCTGTTCTGATGCTTCTGCAAATCCAGAAAATAGTGATGAAGACAGTGAGGCTGCAGACAATCAAAAAGATGCACTTCGTAGATCAAGAAGGAAGAAACagaaagaagaa GCTGAAGTTATGACATCCTCTGGAAGGCGTGTGAAAAGGAAGAACTTGGACGAGTGTGACAACAGTTCTCATAGGAGCAATCGCTCTAGGAAATCAAGACATGGTCGAAAAGCAAAGAAAAAGTCTTCATCAAAATCTTTGAGACCCCAGAGAGCTGCTGCTCGCAATGCCCTTCATTTGTTTTCCAGAATTACAGGGACATCTACTGAAGGAGAAGATGAATATGGTTCAGAAAGTGATTCATCTGATAGTGAGTCCACACTTCAGGACTCAAACAATGGAAATGAAGATTCGGATACGTCCTTAAGTAGTGAACGACATGGACATTCGAAGGGGAAAGAGATATGTGTTGATCACTCTGATGAAACAAATAAGCTCCAGCCATTTCCCAACTCTAATCTCAATGGTGGAATTAGGAGGAGATTGGTCCTAAAACTGCCAAATCGTGATCCAAGTAAATATGGGGCTCCGAAGAATTACGAGCCTGGTCTAGCTGGTCCATCTTTGGCCCCTGAGGAAGGTGCTGAAGTGAGTCACTACTTTGGCTGTGAGGATCACAACCTGAGTGATGCTAATGGTGACATAAGAGAAAAGTGTGAAATTTATCAACccacaaaaattgaaaatcacttGGACCTCTTGGAAGGGTGCAAAGATAGGAACATCAAATGGGGAGGGGTCAAATCCCGCTCAACCAAGCGCTCTAGGATGGGAGAATTGTTTCCATCAGGCTCTGAGACAGGACCTAGCTCATTTGCTGAGGGAAGCATTCTGAAAGAAAATGTTGTTAATGGGCACCCCATGCTTGAAAAGGAGAACCACAGTGTTCCTCCTTGTTCAGGGATCCAAAATGAAACCAATGGAATTATTCATGTCAATGAGAATCATTGTCAGGATTCTATGACAGAAAATGTTAAGCTTGTAGACGGTACTGACAGTGATCATCCATGTAAACAAAATACAACTCCTGTTCCAATGAGGTTGCGTATTAGGTCAAAGACTCTTTTTGGTCATCTTGATAACTGTGACATGATTGATGCAAAGACTTCATTGGAGGATTCTGGGCGCACTGCTTGTGATACAGTTTCCGAATGTCAGGACACTGTGAAGGTCTTAAGTTCAGAAGCCCCCACTGAAGTAGATAGCAGAACACCAACTTTAGATGATGAAGACCGTGAGAAGAAGTTAGATGCAGAAAATATTGGTGGATCTTCTGGGACAGAATTGCAAGTTTCACAGCCAGTGCGGTCACATGATATGATGTTCACTGCTGTCTATAGAAGGTCAAAATTTGGTCGGAGTAGAAGTGGTAGAGAAGGTGTCAGTGGAAGTATGGAAGCGACCACTTCAAATGTGGGAAGCCATAGCCTAGCTGAGGGTTCTGAGGCCGTTATCGAGGGAGTTCGAAGAACTAGGTCTATTAGATTAAGACCAACAACTTGCGATGTGAATCCTGCTCATAACAATGAAAGATTTGTGCAGTCACATGACGGTTCGGATGGGACCTCAGTGGAAAAGTCAACAGGTAACAACAATGATGAAAGCTCGTTTGAAGAGAAGCTACTTGGTTCAGCTAGTTCTGTTGGGTTGCGTTCTACCCGAACAAGGAGAGCCAGCTATTCTGCCCGTGAACCTAGTCCTCCAGACAGAAAGAAATCATACCAAGCGGCAAAAAGCTCATGGTTGATGTTGGTAGCCCATGAGGAGGGCTCCCGGTATATACCTCAGCGAGGGGATGAAATTGTATATTTAAGACAG GGCCATGAAGAGTACATAAGTCAGAATAGTTTGAGGGATTTAGGCCCCTGGAAAACAATAAAGGGAAAAATAAGAGCAGTAGAATTTTGTTTGATTGAAAACCTCGAGTTCAAAACACGGCCAGGTTCTGGAGAAAGCTGTGCTAAAATGACAGTGAAATTTGTAGATCCTGCTTCTGATGTGGTGGGGAAATCATTTCAGTTGACACTGCCTGAAGTGACTGGTTTCCCTGATTTCCTTGTTGAAAGAACCAGATATGATGCTGCTATAGAAAGGAACTGGACTTCTCGGGACAAATGCCAAGTTTGGTGGAAGAATGAAGGTGAGGAAGATGGGAGTTGGTGGGAAGGTAGGATTCTAAATGTGCAAGCTAAATCTCATGAATTTCCTGACAGCCCCTGGGAAAGGTATGTTGTCCGATATAAGAGTGATCCATCGGAAACTCATCAGCATAGTCCTTGGGAACTATATGATGCTGACACACAATGGGAACAACCTCGTATAGATGATGAAACCAGAGAGAAGCTGATGAGTGCGTTTAATAAGCTGGAGCAATCCGGGAATAAAGCTCAG GACTACTATGGGGTTGAAAAATTGAGACAGGTTTCACACAAGTCAAACTTCATTAACAG GTTTCCTGTTCCCTTGTCACTTGAAACTATTCGGGCTAGGCTAGAGAACAATTACTATAGGAGTCTGGAGGGAATGAAACATGACATTGAGGTGATGCTCTCAAATGCAGAGTCATATTGTGGAAGAAATGTCGAGTTAACAACGAGAGTGAGACGTTTGTCTGAGTGGTTCAGACGGACAATCTCATTTTTGTAG